One Gimesia aquarii DNA segment encodes these proteins:
- a CDS encoding ABC transporter ATP-binding protein, with amino-acid sequence MSLVVINHVTKRYHKGGETITPLDEVSLEIEQGEFLSLMGASGTGKSTLLNLIASIDHPDSGSIIVDGTEITALSRSQLARWRAANLGYVFQTHNLVPVLTAYENVELPLLLLPMSRSERKKRIQVALQAVDLLDRADHYPRQMSGGQEQRVGIARAIVKHPKIVVADEPTGDLDSETSEQILNLLKRLNRELDITLLMVTHDAEAAQIADRQFYLDHGKLVQMQHCDTESLTTTATVNGN; translated from the coding sequence ATGTCACTCGTTGTCATCAATCACGTCACGAAACGGTATCATAAGGGAGGCGAGACCATCACGCCTCTGGATGAAGTTTCGTTGGAGATCGAACAGGGAGAATTCCTCTCATTAATGGGCGCTAGTGGAACGGGAAAATCGACACTGCTGAATTTAATCGCCAGTATTGATCACCCCGACTCTGGTTCGATTATTGTGGATGGAACTGAAATCACCGCGCTCTCCCGATCACAACTCGCACGATGGCGGGCTGCCAACCTGGGTTATGTATTCCAAACACATAATCTCGTCCCGGTACTGACGGCATATGAGAATGTGGAGCTTCCCTTATTACTATTACCCATGTCCCGCTCCGAACGCAAAAAACGCATTCAAGTGGCTTTACAGGCTGTCGATTTACTCGATCGGGCCGACCATTATCCACGCCAAATGTCAGGCGGGCAGGAACAGCGTGTCGGCATTGCACGCGCGATTGTCAAGCACCCCAAAATCGTCGTTGCCGATGAACCGACGGGCGATTTGGATTCAGAGACGTCCGAACAAATTCTGAATCTGTTAAAACGTCTAAACCGCGAGTTGGACATTACACTGCTTATGGTAACGCATGATGCCGAAGCGGCACAAATTGCGGATCGACAATTCTACCTCGATCATGGCAAGCTCGTTCAAATGCAACATTGTGATACAGAATCATTAACAACCACGGCAACTGTTAATGGGAATTAA
- a CDS encoding HlyD family secretion protein: MSQIDLSQLAIDRSESSQIRGHTRFRFITRYLLPGTLLAGFLALMCWVSRDLVFPPKPVTVMPVIVTQSSIRNAGTPLFQAAGWVEPRPTPIRVAALEPGIIEQLLVVEDQSVKKDQPIALMVRRDAELTYNHAVADLKLRKAELQQMKAILKAAQIRLDQPVHRESVLRAAEAELAKKNTELKNLPFMLRSAKAKMNFAKNDYERRLSAKAAVSQRTVDEALTELESAKAIYEELDNRKESLVAEQKALQARKDALQKELELLTEETQERDETLAKVEAAGAQLEHAQVTADEAKLALDRMTIRAPVDGRIYRLIGHPGSSIGNMLTKMEGFDGSTVVTMYRPEMLQIRVDVRFEDIPKVSLNQPVQINNPALSQPVTGKVLYISSEADIQKNTLQVKVEIDAASPLLKPEMLVDVTFLAPALPEETSKANEETRIYIPRKMIESNEAGQSFAWIVDQSKNIARHQLIEVDSKTVGTLVEVLQGLNLTSHLISTPKEGLIPGERIQIIGETDQEGN, encoded by the coding sequence ATGTCTCAAATCGACTTATCACAGTTAGCCATCGATCGCAGTGAGTCCTCGCAGATACGGGGACACACTCGCTTTCGATTCATCACACGTTATTTGCTACCAGGTACGCTACTGGCTGGCTTTCTGGCATTGATGTGCTGGGTTTCTCGAGATCTTGTGTTTCCACCCAAGCCAGTCACAGTCATGCCTGTGATTGTGACGCAGTCTTCCATCCGTAATGCAGGCACGCCGCTCTTCCAGGCTGCAGGCTGGGTCGAACCACGGCCCACTCCCATTCGCGTGGCCGCATTAGAACCTGGGATTATAGAACAACTGTTGGTCGTCGAAGATCAAAGTGTCAAAAAAGATCAACCCATTGCGTTAATGGTAAGAAGAGATGCGGAGCTGACCTACAATCACGCCGTCGCCGATCTGAAATTGCGCAAAGCAGAACTGCAACAGATGAAAGCCATCTTAAAAGCAGCGCAAATTCGACTCGACCAGCCGGTGCATCGCGAATCAGTGTTAAGAGCAGCAGAAGCAGAACTGGCTAAGAAAAACACGGAATTGAAAAACTTGCCTTTCATGCTCCGTAGTGCGAAGGCAAAAATGAACTTTGCGAAAAATGACTATGAACGCAGACTTTCCGCCAAAGCAGCGGTTTCTCAGCGCACCGTTGACGAAGCTCTGACCGAATTGGAATCTGCCAAAGCGATATATGAAGAACTGGATAACCGCAAAGAATCTCTCGTAGCCGAGCAGAAAGCTTTACAGGCACGCAAAGACGCGCTGCAAAAAGAGCTGGAACTATTGACGGAAGAAACACAGGAACGCGATGAAACCCTTGCTAAAGTTGAGGCAGCAGGCGCGCAACTGGAGCATGCCCAGGTCACAGCAGATGAAGCCAAACTGGCCTTAGATCGCATGACGATCCGCGCCCCCGTCGATGGTCGCATCTACCGACTCATTGGGCATCCAGGCTCCAGCATCGGAAATATGCTGACGAAGATGGAAGGATTTGATGGCAGTACCGTCGTTACCATGTACCGCCCTGAAATGTTACAGATCAGGGTCGATGTCCGTTTTGAAGACATTCCCAAAGTCAGCTTAAACCAGCCCGTGCAAATCAACAATCCCGCATTGAGTCAACCTGTGACGGGAAAAGTACTATATATCAGCTCTGAAGCAGACATTCAGAAAAACACATTACAAGTCAAAGTCGAAATTGATGCCGCCTCTCCGCTTTTAAAGCCGGAAATGTTGGTGGATGTAACGTTCCTGGCCCCTGCACTTCCGGAAGAGACATCAAAGGCAAATGAAGAGACTCGCATTTATATACCCAGGAAAATGATTGAATCCAATGAAGCGGGACAAAGTTTTGCCTGGATCGTTGACCAATCTAAAAACATTGCCCGACACCAATTAATTGAAGTCGATTCGAAAACAGTCGGAACCCTGGTTGAAGTCTTACAAGGCTTAAATCTGACCAGCCACCTGATCTCCACTCCCAAAGAGGGACTTATTCCGGGCGAGCGAATTCAGATCATAGGTGAAACCGATCAGGAAGGAAATTAA
- a CDS encoding ABC transporter permease produces MQLIPYILKTLWGHRARTILTVAGSAVALFVFCFIQSIQEGMNDLKERQEARGSLIVFQANKFCPATSHLPQDYDQQIAKFAGVKDVIPIQVFTNNCRASLDVVVFYGVPPQRLRTARDFQFISGNWTDFESHQDAAIIGRAVAMRRGIKVGDKFSIGDLSVNVAGIYQSDNPAEENYIYSHLEFLQRRHGVNDVGTVTQLEVILKPGTDPVATSIAIDERFRGGPVETNTRAKGVFQAKSLGDLSQLIKMAHYLGLACVGLVLALVATTTLMSVEDRIQEHAVLRTLGFSGFKVFGLVLAESTVLSIAGGLFGVGAALITLKISSLSVGAEAVTVAFIPSLHLAWVGMLLALVTGLCAGFVPACYASRTEIVPALRNM; encoded by the coding sequence ATGCAACTTATTCCTTACATCCTGAAAACACTTTGGGGGCACCGAGCCCGGACGATCTTAACAGTCGCAGGTTCAGCAGTGGCTCTGTTTGTGTTTTGTTTTATCCAATCGATCCAGGAAGGCATGAACGATCTTAAAGAGCGCCAGGAGGCCCGTGGCTCCTTAATCGTATTTCAGGCAAACAAATTCTGCCCCGCTACCAGCCATCTTCCCCAGGACTATGATCAGCAAATCGCAAAGTTCGCAGGGGTCAAAGACGTTATCCCCATACAAGTCTTTACGAATAATTGTCGTGCGAGTCTGGATGTCGTCGTGTTTTATGGAGTGCCTCCGCAAAGACTGCGTACCGCGCGGGATTTTCAGTTTATCTCCGGCAATTGGACTGACTTTGAATCACATCAGGACGCTGCCATTATCGGGCGCGCTGTCGCCATGCGACGCGGCATCAAAGTCGGTGACAAATTTTCAATTGGTGATCTCTCGGTTAATGTGGCTGGTATCTATCAAAGTGATAATCCGGCCGAAGAGAATTATATTTACAGTCATCTCGAATTTTTACAGAGACGCCATGGTGTCAATGATGTCGGCACAGTCACACAATTAGAAGTGATCTTAAAGCCGGGGACAGATCCAGTCGCCACGAGTATCGCCATCGATGAGCGATTTCGTGGTGGTCCCGTCGAAACCAATACGCGAGCTAAGGGAGTCTTCCAGGCAAAAAGTCTGGGAGATTTATCACAGTTAATTAAAATGGCACATTATCTGGGCCTGGCTTGTGTAGGCCTGGTTCTTGCACTGGTCGCAACCACCACGTTGATGTCGGTCGAAGATCGTATTCAGGAACACGCGGTCCTGCGAACTTTGGGTTTTTCGGGTTTCAAAGTTTTTGGATTGGTTCTGGCAGAGAGCACGGTATTAAGTATTGCAGGAGGCCTGTTCGGTGTCGGGGCTGCATTGATCACTCTCAAAATCAGCAGTCTGTCGGTCGGAGCCGAAGCGGTCACTGTCGCCTTTATTCCTTCGCTGCATCTTGCCTGGGTGGGTATGTTGCTGGCGCTGGTTACCGGTTTGTGTGCTGGGTTCGTCCCTGCCTGTTATGCATCACGCACCGAAATTGTACCCGCTTTAAGAAACATGTAA
- a CDS encoding DUF1501 domain-containing protein: protein MPANSPPSHPQISRRTAIEVGSIGLLGFGINHLDALRAEAAAPPKHKTAKSCIFIFLSGGLSQHESFDMKPEASAEVRGEFDPISTKTPGLKISEHLPMLAQRSHLWSLCRSLTHGSNEHSMGHHIMLTGRSDIPVGFNPSRPMSTDHPSIAAITGDVIQPRTNLPPAIALPDKIVHRTGRVIPGQFAGRMGSNRDPWIIEASPFHVQSYGAFPEYAFDHQQRGGEDNRIFQTPHLKLSQGMTQGRMSNRISLLEELGKQRQVLDIAGQVESFDRYRSAAISLLNDDKVHYAMDVTHADEKTQERYGKNSFGWSLLMARRLVQTGVNLVQVNLGNNESWDTHGNLFPHLKDKLFPPTDRAVSALLDDLSESGELKDTLIVMCSEFGRTPKISQLAKVYARPGRDHWGAVQSIFLAGGGIKGGRVIGTTDKVGGFPIDRPQKPENFAATIYRALGLPKTTYWHDDIDRPHFIYDGEPIPGLT from the coding sequence ATGCCTGCAAACAGTCCCCCCAGCCATCCACAAATTTCCCGCCGGACGGCAATTGAAGTTGGCTCCATTGGCCTACTCGGATTTGGAATCAATCATCTGGATGCTTTGCGAGCTGAAGCGGCGGCACCACCGAAACATAAGACCGCGAAGTCCTGCATCTTCATTTTTCTATCGGGTGGATTGTCGCAGCACGAAAGTTTCGATATGAAACCGGAAGCGAGTGCTGAAGTTCGCGGCGAATTCGATCCGATCTCGACGAAGACTCCCGGTTTGAAGATTTCCGAACATCTTCCCATGTTGGCGCAACGCAGCCATCTCTGGTCATTGTGCCGTTCCTTGACGCATGGGTCGAATGAGCATTCGATGGGCCATCATATCATGTTAACCGGACGGTCGGATATTCCTGTGGGATTTAATCCCAGTCGCCCCATGTCGACAGATCACCCTTCGATTGCCGCCATCACTGGAGATGTCATTCAACCCCGTACTAACTTACCACCTGCTATTGCACTACCTGATAAAATTGTGCATCGCACAGGTCGCGTTATTCCGGGACAATTCGCGGGTAGAATGGGTTCGAATCGTGATCCCTGGATCATCGAAGCCTCGCCGTTTCATGTTCAGTCATATGGTGCGTTTCCCGAGTACGCGTTCGATCATCAGCAACGCGGCGGTGAGGACAATCGTATTTTTCAAACACCGCATCTCAAACTTTCTCAAGGCATGACACAAGGACGGATGAGTAATCGAATCAGTTTGCTTGAAGAGTTGGGAAAACAACGCCAGGTACTCGATATCGCGGGTCAGGTTGAAAGCTTTGATCGTTATCGTAGTGCTGCGATTTCTCTCTTAAATGACGATAAAGTCCACTACGCGATGGATGTCACACATGCGGATGAGAAAACGCAGGAACGCTACGGAAAGAACTCTTTTGGCTGGTCACTACTGATGGCTCGTCGCTTAGTTCAGACGGGAGTGAATCTGGTACAAGTCAATCTGGGGAATAATGAATCGTGGGACACGCACGGCAATTTGTTCCCCCATCTGAAAGACAAGTTATTCCCACCGACGGACCGCGCGGTTTCTGCCTTACTGGATGACTTGTCTGAAAGTGGTGAGTTGAAAGACACTTTGATTGTGATGTGCAGTGAATTTGGGCGGACTCCTAAAATATCACAACTGGCAAAAGTGTATGCCCGTCCGGGCCGCGATCATTGGGGAGCCGTCCAATCGATCTTCCTGGCCGGAGGGGGGATCAAAGGGGGACGTGTCATTGGTACGACTGACAAAGTCGGTGGATTCCCCATTGATCGACCTCAGAAACCTGAGAACTTTGCAGCAACCATCTATCGCGCTTTAGGTTTACCCAAAACAACCTATTGGCATGATGATATCGATCGCCCGCACTTCATCTACGATGGCGAGCCGATTCCTGGACTGACTTAG